Within the Halobaculum limi genome, the region ACTCATCATCTACGGCGTCGCAGCAGTCGTCGTGTTGGCACTCGTCGCTGGTGGGGTGTTCCTGTTCCTGCGGAGTCGCGACAGCGGCTACGACAAACTCGGCTGAGCGTCTCCCTCGTTTTCTGCCGTGGTCGACCGCATCGACACGCTCGTTCCGTTCTCTCCCGACCGTCCGAAGACGCGGCTCTCAGATACGCTCTCCCCCGACGAGCGCCGCGCGTTCGCGGACGCGATGTTGACGGACGTGCTCGATGCGCTCGACGGCGCGGGCTTTTCGCCGCGACTCCTCACGACGGAGGCGACCGATCGGGCGGTGCCCGAGACGGTCGACGACCGGCCGCTCACGCCGGCGGTCAACTCCGCCATCGACGCGCACGACCCGTCGCCAGCGTCACCACTCGCGGTCGTGATGGCGGACCTAGCGTTGGCGACGCCGCGGGCACTGAGCGGCTTGTTGGAGTCCGGTGATGTCGTCCTCGCGGCGGGTCGCGGCGGCGGGACGAACGCCCTGTTGACGCGCCACCCCGACTTCCACGTCGACTACCACGGCGCATCGTATCGCGACCACCTGCGGATCGCACACGACGTCGGCGCGAGCGTTCGCGAGGTGGACTCACGACTGTTGGCGACGGATATCGACGAGCGAGCAGACCTCGCAGAAGTGTTGCTCTCGGGCGACGGTGCCGCGTGCGATTGGCTCCGCGACGCTGGCTTCGAACTCGACGTTGGCGACGGTCGCGTGTCGGTCGTGCGCGAGACGTGAGGCGACTCGTTACGCCAGGTCGAGGCTCGTGATCATCGCCTTCGCCGCGCTCAGTTCGTCCTCGTTGACGCCGTGGCCCATCCCCTCGTAGATACGTTCGTCCACGTCGGCACCCAGTTCCTCCAGCACCTCGGTCGTCTCGTTCACCCGCTCCAGCGGGATGTGCGGGTCGACGTCCGAACAGCCGAGGAACGCGGGCGTCCCGTCGAGCGACCCGTCGTACTCGCGGGGCGTCCCCTCCGGTCCGATGAGTCCACCGGAGAAGGCGACGAGGCCGCCGTAGGTGTCGGCGTTGCGTGCGAGCCACTCCGAGGAGAGACACGCGCCCTGTGAGAAGCCCAACAGGAGGACCTTCTCGCGGCCGACGGCGTCCGCGGCGGCGTCGACGACGGCACCGACGAACGCGAGCGCGGAGTCGAGGTGTGGCTGGTTCTTTCCCATCTCCTCCATGAACGAGTAGGGGTACCACGTGTTGCGACTCGCGGCGGGCGCGAGGTAGGCGACGCCGTCGGTGCCGAACTCACCGGCCATCCCGAGGATGCTGTGAGCGGTCGCACCGCGGCCGTGTATCATCACGACCGCCGCGTTCGCGTCGGCTAGGTCCGCACCCGCGTGGCGCACTGGCTGGTCGCCGTGGGGACCCTCGACGTCGGAGGTGTCGATTTCTGTCATTGTCCGCTCTAGCGACTGCCGCGGGGGTATCGGTTGTGGTGTCGGAACTTCGGTGTCCGCGTTGCCACCGACCGCGCCGCTTTTGCCACTCCGTCGGTGACTCCACCTCGTGTTCCCCGGCGCGGCCGAGTACGACGTCGATATCGAGGTGGCTGACAGCGACGTGGAGCGGATGCTGTCGGTGACACCAGACGACGTCTCGGCCGCGTCGGAACTCACGTTCGCCCGAAACGTGTTCATCCCGCTGACGACCGCCTGCCGCTACACCTGCACGTACTGCACATACTACGACGTGCCCGGCGAGGCGAGTCTCCTGTCGCCCGAGGAGGTGCGCGAGCGGTGTCGCGTCGGTGCCGACGCCGGGTGTACCGAGG harbors:
- the cofC gene encoding 2-phospho-L-lactate guanylyltransferase — encoded protein: MDTLVPFSPDRPKTRLSDTLSPDERRAFADAMLTDVLDALDGAGFSPRLLTTEATDRAVPETVDDRPLTPAVNSAIDAHDPSPASPLAVVMADLALATPRALSGLLESGDVVLAAGRGGGTNALLTRHPDFHVDYHGASYRDHLRIAHDVGASVREVDSRLLATDIDERADLAEVLLSGDGAACDWLRDAGFELDVGDGRVSVVRET
- a CDS encoding alpha/beta hydrolase yields the protein MTEIDTSDVEGPHGDQPVRHAGADLADANAAVVMIHGRGATAHSILGMAGEFGTDGVAYLAPAASRNTWYPYSFMEEMGKNQPHLDSALAFVGAVVDAAADAVGREKVLLLGFSQGACLSSEWLARNADTYGGLVAFSGGLIGPEGTPREYDGSLDGTPAFLGCSDVDPHIPLERVNETTEVLEELGADVDERIYEGMGHGVNEDELSAAKAMITSLDLA